The nucleotide sequence CACAACACCACAACGAATTTCAAAATTGGAAGATTTATCGTCTGACATGACGAAAGATTTAAAAGCATTCCATCTGTGTCAGTCAACTTTTTCCTGAGCACACGAATGACAAAATACACCTCTGCGGTTTCAGCAAAAGAAATATCATTAGACAAACCAACAAGGAGTTTTCCATGAAAGTGAAAGACGTCATGCATGAACGTGCAGAGTATATCAACCGTGAACGGACCGTGCGCGAAGCCGCCGAGATGATGGCGAAAGGTGATTACGGTTGTCTGCCCATCGAGGAAAACGACCGGATGATTGGCATGATCACCGACCGCGACATCACCCTGCGAGTGGTTGCCAAGGGCCTGGATCCCAACGTCACAAAAGTCAGCGAATGCATGAGCAAGGGCATTGAATATTGCTTTGAAGACGACAACCTGCTGGAAGTGGGCGAAATGATGGCGTCCCAGAAAATCCGTCGCATGCCGGTGATCAACGAAAGCAAACGACTGGTGGGAATGCTCAGCCTGGGTGACATCGCCAGCAAGGCCCGCGATCAAAGTCTTTCCCACGAAATCCTGTCCAACGTATCCCACTAAAACAAAAGGACCTCTGCATGAGGTCCTTTCTTATGTTTCGTTATTTTGATGGATAATAAAGCTTATTATCCCACATGCCTTCATTGAAATACTGGATGGTGGCTTTAAGCTTTTTTTCCAGAACCTGTCGGCGCGGCGAGGTGCCGGGTTGATCGGCCGGGATCTCGTGCTCGGTCGCACGGTCGGCCATGGCAAACATCTGCGGATCTCCATGCCCCGGAGTCCAACGCACAAAATAGTCCTTTGCAAACAGCAGATAGCGACCATCGATGAAGTTCACCGCGGTCTTGTCACCCGGAATGAAAATAGAACTTCCCAGATAGTTCTGATCCTTGTCTGATATCCCCAGGAAATCCAAAACCGTCGGCAACACGTCGATCTGCTGCACGACCATCTTTGTATCCACTTCCGGGAACTTGTAACCCGGATGATACATGAACAGAGGAATGCGATAGCTGCCCTGCTCGTTTTCAAATTCGGGACGATAGTGCATGGACGCGTGATCAGCCGTCACAATGAACAGCGTATTTTTGAACCACGGTTTTTTCCCGGCTTCGGCAAAGAACTTTTCCAGAGCAAAGTCGGTGTATTCCACCGTTTTCAAAATCTCGATCGGGCCTTCTTTGAAACGGTCCTGATACTGAGCCGGAATCTTGTATGGCTGATGCGAGCTGAGCGTGAACACTGAAGTCATAAACGGCTGTGGCAACTGATCCACCTGGGTCAACATCCATTGCAGGAATGGTTCATCCCAGATGCCCCAGACACCGTCATCATCCGCACCGTTACCGTATTCACGCGCACCGAAGTACTTTTCAACCCCGGCACTTTGCATGAAGGAATCAAAGTACATGGTCCCGTTGTGCCCGCCATGGAAGAAGCTCGTGGAATATTTCGCCGGAGTCAGAAGCGTGCCCAAGCCCAGGAAATAGTTCGAGGTAAAGTGCGAGGAAATAAACGGTTCGTTCATCAGCGCCGGAATCCCACCCATGATCGCCCCCACCCCTTCGATGGAACGGCGGCCATTGGCATAGGCATTTTCAAAGCTAAGCGACTTGGCTTTTAAAGAATCCAAAAACGGAGTGTAGGACTTGCCGTTCACCGGACCGATGTATTCTTCACCGAAGCTTTCAAGAATAATGATCACCACATTCTGCGGGGCCTTCGGGCGGCGGCCTTCCATCAGGGAGCCACGCAAAGATCCATTCAGCAGGGACAGCATTTCGTGCTGGTCTTCAAAGTATTTATCTTTGCTAAGCCCTTTGGCACCGTAACTTTTGATAAACGTGAAAGTGGAATTCAGCACCAGATTATTCAGCAAGGGCGCAGTGAAAACGTTGGCGTTCACAAAACTGACGGGTTTGGCCTGAAGCCCCCCGCGGATACCGATCACCGAAATCGCCAGCGCCACAAAACAAAGGAAACCATGAGCCAGCCACAGCCTGGCTTTTTCTTTTCCATCTTTGCCGCTCCATTGCAGCTTCTCAAAACCTGCCAGTGTCACCTTGCGCACCAGCAGCACGAACAACAGCACAATCAGGGTGTTCACCAAGAACAGCAGCCAGTAACTGCTGACGAAGTTCCAGACTTTGCCGGGGATTTCATTTACCACAAACAGGCTGTCAAAAGTGAAGCGGCGGCCGACGAAGTTGATGAACTCGGTGTCGCCCAGGTTCAGAATCAGGAAGGGCACCTGCAAAATACTGAAAACCACCCACGTCACTGTCGCCCAAAGTCCGTTCCAGGCCTTCGGCCACGGCACAAAAGCCAGTAGCAACAAAGGCGCCGTCAGACTGAGGATGGCCGCCACATCAAAGCGCAGACCCACAATAAAGGACCACAAAATGTCCTGGGCGGGTTTGTTTTTGAATAAACTCCAATTCCAAATAAGGAACTCGGCTCTTGCGAAGAAATAGAAGAGCACAGTCAGCAATACCAGAGAGAATATCTTAATCAGGCGGTAGGACGGTCCAAACATGGGCCCATAGTACACTGGCGGCGCGCGTCATTCAATCCGCCGTCGCTAAAGCTTTGGCGTGACGAGTCCTCTGCCTTGGCGAAGGCTGGACAGAGGGAGGCCCCTCTGCTAGTTTCCCCTTCTATGACAGCAGAACAAATGAAAGAACGTTTAGAGAAGCATTATCCTCAATCCACGATCGAAGTTTTCGATCTGACCGGAACTCAGGATCACTGGGAAGTATTCGTGGAAAGCACTGTATTTGCCGGCATGTCCCGCATTCAGCAGCACCAGAACGTGATGGCTTGCTTTGGTCCAGAATTGAAGACCGGCGAGGTTCATGCCCTGTCAATCAAGACTAAGATTAAATCATAAAAAGGACCGTTAAAATGGCAACGACACACGAAAGAATTGATCAGATTGTTAAAGGTAACAAAATCGTATTGTTCATGAAAGGGACCCAACAGTTCCCAATGTGCGGTTTCTCTGCACGTGCATGCGCAATCCTTCAGGATATGGGCGTTCAGTTCCACGATGTGAACGTACTTGATGACGACGAAATCCGTCAGGGCATCAAAGACTACGGCAACTGGCCGACAATTCCACAGCTTTACATCAACCACCAGTTGGTTGGCGGCAGCGACATCATGATGGAAATGTACCAGTCCGGTGAACTTCAGGAACTTCTGAAGTAACATGAGATGCAATGTCGCCCTGTGGGACCGCATTCTAAGATTTCTGTTCGGCGTGGGTTTGACCGCTTACGCTGTGGCAGGCGGTCCTTTCTGGGCGTACATTGGGGTCTATGGTCTGATCACGGCCGCTTGGGGCTTGTGTCCCGTCTATGCTTTCTTTAGAATCAGAACTCTGAAAGATTATCACCGCCCGATCAACGAAGAATAGGATTGTAGCCCATGTCCACCACAGCTCTCCGCGACCTTGAAAGCATCTTGAAGAAAGACCAAATCAAAACCGACGAAGAGAGTCTGAAATACTGGGGCCGGGACTGGACAACCTATTTCGATATCAAAGCCAGCGCCATTGTTTTTCCTCACTCCACCGCTGACGTGGTTGCGCTGGTTCAATGGGCCCGTCAAAACAAAATTGCTCTGATTCCTTCCGGGGGCCGCACCGGTCTTTCCGGCGCCGCGGTCGCCACCCAAGGCGAAGTGGTCGTGTCTTTTGATCAAATGAACAAAATCAAAGAGTTCAATTCCGTGGATCAAACCGTGGTGATTGAACCGGGTGTTGTGACTGAGGCTTTGCAACAGTTCGCGCATTCCAAACAGCTTTTCTATCCGGTGGATTTTGCGGCACGCGGTTCTTCCCAAATGGGTGGCAACATCGCGACCAATGCCGGAGGCATCAAAGTCGTTCGTTACGGCCTGACTCGTGACTGGGTTGTGGGTCTGACTGTGGTGACTGGTACCGGTGAAGTTCTGGAGCTGAACAACGGCCTTGTGAAAAATGCCACGGGCTATGATCTGCGCCATCTGTTCATCGGTTCTGAAGGAACTTTGGGCTTTATCACTGAAGCCACCATCAAGCTTGCTGCCAATCCCCCGCCAATGAATGTTCTGGTGATGGGTGTGACCGGGCTTGATGCCGTGATGAAAATCTTTGCGGAATTCAAAACCAAAACTCCGCTGGTGGCGTTTGAGATGTTCTCAGACAAAGCTTTGAGCAAAGTTTTGGACAGCACAGGTTTGTCGGCTCCGCTGGCGACCGAGTGCCCGTTCTATGTTCTGGCGGAAGTTGAAACCCGCAACGAACAGGACCAGGAACACGCTTTGGGCGTGTTTGAAAAGTGCCTTGAAGAAGGCTGGGTTCTGGATGGCGTGATTTCGCAATCCGAAGTTCAAGCCAAGACCTTCTGGAGATACCGCGAGGACATCTCTGAATCTTTGGCGAAATATTCCCCATACAAAAACGACATCGCCGTGGCGATTTCCAAAGTTCCGCCATTCATGGAAGACCTGGACCAGGTCCTGTCCAAGGCTTATCCGAACTGGGAAGTGGTCTGGTTCGGTCACATTGGCGACGGGAATCTGCACATCAATATCCTGCGCCCAGAGGGCATGACCAAGGAAGAATTCGTCAAAGAATGCCGCAAGGTCGACGTGATGGTCTTTGATGCAGTTAAAAAGTACAAAGGATCCATTTCTGCCGAACACGGCGTGGGCCTGACCAAAAAGACCTTCCTGAATTACACTCGCTCTGAAGCTGAAATCCAGCTTATGCGCGGAATTAAGAAAGTCTTCGACCCGGACAACATCATCAATCCGGGCAAAGTTATCTAGACCCACCCTAGGACCTGCACCCATGGCTCTTTCCAGTCTGCACTGATAGACTGAAAGGGCTGTGCGTAAGCTAATACTTCTTCTATTTTTATTGTGCGTTTCGTGTACCAAACCCTTGGGCGAAGAAGATCCGTTGGATCAACCTTCCACCGAAGCACCGGGCGCATTCAACCTTGCGACCATTCAGCGATTTGATCACCAGCTGCTGGTTTCCTGGAGCACTTCCAAAGGTGCTTCTTCTTACGAATTAAAATACGGAACGACTGCCGGCACTTATACCAATTCAATCAAAGCCAGCAAGTCCCCGGTTGTGATTGAAAGCGGCCTTGTGCCGGGAACGACTTATTACTTCCGCGTCACTGCCAGCAATGAAATTGGTACAGTGGATTCTTCCTCTGAGAAAAGCTATCCGTACATGGGCGCTCCGGGCGAATTTGCCCTGCTCACCGTCTTGCCTGGAAACAACCAGGTGGCTCTGACCTGGGAAGCCAGCCCCGAAGCTTCCTCTTACACGGTGATGTATGGCACCAGCGCAGGCAGCATGACAACCTCGGCCGGAAATTCACTGACCACGGCGAAAACAGTATCCACACTTGATAACGGCACGACTTACTATTTCTCTGTCATCGCCAAGAACTCGGTTGGCAATGCCACTTCGACAAACACCCTGTCTGCCACACCAAGTCCTCCGCCGACAGCACCGCTGAACCTGACGGCGACCGCCGCTTCCACGAAGTGCACGCTGACCTGGGAAGCTCCCGCCACTGGCACAGCGCCCTTCGTGTACACGGTCCGTCGTGTGACAGGTCCGGGCACCGATGTGGCTGTTTGCACCAACACTCCCCTTCTGGCTTGTGAAGAAACCATCGCCGCAGGCAACTATCAATATACCGTGGAAGCCACAAATGCTTCTGGCACTGGAGCCAAATCAAGTGAGGTGTCCTGCCCGGTCGGACTGCCGGGAGCATTCCAAATGCTGACCGCGACGCCGGGTGATGGCCGTACAACCCTGACTTGGGAAGCCAGCAGTCTTGCGACTGCCTACACCGTTCGTTATGGAACCAGTGTCGGCACTATAAACACAGTGGCCTCAACCACGGCGACATCCCCGTACATCGTCACCGGTCTGACCAACATGGTTCCGTACTATTTCTCGGTGACGGCAACAAATGCGGTGGGTTCGAAAATTTCCACCAACACGCTTAGCGCCACCCCGAACATTCCTCCAACGGTTCCCTTGACGCCGACTGTGACCGTGCCAGAGATCGGCAAGTGCACGCTGAACTGGATGCCGCCCGCCAGCGGGGCTCCACCCATCACTTACACCGTTCGCCGTATTGTGAATCCAAGTGTGAATGTAGTGATTTGCGAAAATATCGCCACCAGAACATGCTCTGAAGAAGGGCTTTCCGGCGGGACATACAACTACACGATCGAAGCCATCAATTCTGTCGGCACCGGTCCTGCCACTGGCAACATTGCCTGCAGCCTTGCCGTTCCTGTCGCCGCCACTTTTGGCGCACCGACCATGGGGAACAAGAAAGCAACTTTGACCTGGACCGGCGGAAGCGGCGCAAATTCTTTCACCGTGAAATACGGCACCACAAATCCGCCGACCACCGTGGCCTCGGCATCTGCCACCTCCCCTTATGTGATTGAAAGTCTGACCAACGGAACTTTGTACAATTTCCGGGTTGAAGCTGTGAACGCCTACGGAACCACCACATCGACGAATCGCACGGGAACTCCGGTCAGCAATCCACCGACACTGACCTGGACAGGGCAATTGACCACAACGATTGCCGCCCTGAACAGCATCACCACGCGTAATTTCACCATTGCTGATCCTGATCCCGAAGACAACGTGGATTGCGCTAGCTCTGTGACTGCGACGACTTCCGATCCCACGATTGTTCCGCAGGGAAATATCGTCATTGGCGGCAGCGGATTAAACTGCAATATTTCTGTCACTCCGGCGGCAGGCTCTTCCGGATTTGCCACGGTTTCCATTGTTGTTTCTGACGGTCAGGCCAGCTCCACGACGAACTTGAGTGTGTACCGTCTGCCAGCGGCGCAAAGAATCTATTCCTGGAAAAAATACGGGTCTTACGGCGGCCCGGCCATTCGTGTTCGTCGCACAGCCGACAATGCTGAAGCAGACATTTATTTTGACAGCAACGGCCTGGTGAATAAAACCGCTTTCGACACTTTCAGAAGCGGCGGCACGCCGACCCTGGTAAGATGGTATGATCAAAGTGGCAACGGCATTGATGCTGTCCAAACAACGGCGGCCTATCAGCCCAACGTCAGCATTACGACGGCGGGGATTTTAAATATCACCACCTCCACAGCAGCCCATGCGCTGACGGTGCCAAATTTCCCGGCGTCCACCGCGAACACGATTTATATGAATTTCTTCTATACGGCCGACAGTGTGCTTAAAGAGCTTTTCTCGTACGGAACACATGAAGCTGGTTCCCGATCCGGATTCCATCTGAGCAAGAACACCGGCACCA is from Bdellovibrio bacteriovorus str. Tiberius and encodes:
- a CDS encoding YgaP family membrane protein — protein: MRCNVALWDRILRFLFGVGLTAYAVAGGPFWAYIGVYGLITAAWGLCPVYAFFRIRTLKDYHRPINEE
- a CDS encoding BolA/IbaG family iron-sulfur metabolism protein gives rise to the protein MKERLEKHYPQSTIEVFDLTGTQDHWEVFVESTVFAGMSRIQQHQNVMACFGPELKTGEVHALSIKTKIKS
- a CDS encoding LTA synthase family protein yields the protein MFGPSYRLIKIFSLVLLTVLFYFFARAEFLIWNWSLFKNKPAQDILWSFIVGLRFDVAAILSLTAPLLLLAFVPWPKAWNGLWATVTWVVFSILQVPFLILNLGDTEFINFVGRRFTFDSLFVVNEIPGKVWNFVSSYWLLFLVNTLIVLLFVLLVRKVTLAGFEKLQWSGKDGKEKARLWLAHGFLCFVALAISVIGIRGGLQAKPVSFVNANVFTAPLLNNLVLNSTFTFIKSYGAKGLSKDKYFEDQHEMLSLLNGSLRGSLMEGRRPKAPQNVVIIILESFGEEYIGPVNGKSYTPFLDSLKAKSLSFENAYANGRRSIEGVGAIMGGIPALMNEPFISSHFTSNYFLGLGTLLTPAKYSTSFFHGGHNGTMYFDSFMQSAGVEKYFGAREYGNGADDDGVWGIWDEPFLQWMLTQVDQLPQPFMTSVFTLSSHQPYKIPAQYQDRFKEGPIEILKTVEYTDFALEKFFAEAGKKPWFKNTLFIVTADHASMHYRPEFENEQGSYRIPLFMYHPGYKFPEVDTKMVVQQIDVLPTVLDFLGISDKDQNYLGSSIFIPGDKTAVNFIDGRYLLFAKDYFVRWTPGHGDPQMFAMADRATEHEIPADQPGTSPRRQVLEKKLKATIQYFNEGMWDNKLYYPSK
- a CDS encoding FAD-binding oxidoreductase yields the protein MSTTALRDLESILKKDQIKTDEESLKYWGRDWTTYFDIKASAIVFPHSTADVVALVQWARQNKIALIPSGGRTGLSGAAVATQGEVVVSFDQMNKIKEFNSVDQTVVIEPGVVTEALQQFAHSKQLFYPVDFAARGSSQMGGNIATNAGGIKVVRYGLTRDWVVGLTVVTGTGEVLELNNGLVKNATGYDLRHLFIGSEGTLGFITEATIKLAANPPPMNVLVMGVTGLDAVMKIFAEFKTKTPLVAFEMFSDKALSKVLDSTGLSAPLATECPFYVLAEVETRNEQDQEHALGVFEKCLEEGWVLDGVISQSEVQAKTFWRYREDISESLAKYSPYKNDIAVAISKVPPFMEDLDQVLSKAYPNWEVVWFGHIGDGNLHINILRPEGMTKEEFVKECRKVDVMVFDAVKKYKGSISAEHGVGLTKKTFLNYTRSEAEIQLMRGIKKVFDPDNIINPGKVI
- the grxD gene encoding Grx4 family monothiol glutaredoxin; protein product: MATTHERIDQIVKGNKIVLFMKGTQQFPMCGFSARACAILQDMGVQFHDVNVLDDDEIRQGIKDYGNWPTIPQLYINHQLVGGSDIMMEMYQSGELQELLK
- a CDS encoding fibronectin type III domain-containing protein; amino-acid sequence: MDQPSTEAPGAFNLATIQRFDHQLLVSWSTSKGASSYELKYGTTAGTYTNSIKASKSPVVIESGLVPGTTYYFRVTASNEIGTVDSSSEKSYPYMGAPGEFALLTVLPGNNQVALTWEASPEASSYTVMYGTSAGSMTTSAGNSLTTAKTVSTLDNGTTYYFSVIAKNSVGNATSTNTLSATPSPPPTAPLNLTATAASTKCTLTWEAPATGTAPFVYTVRRVTGPGTDVAVCTNTPLLACEETIAAGNYQYTVEATNASGTGAKSSEVSCPVGLPGAFQMLTATPGDGRTTLTWEASSLATAYTVRYGTSVGTINTVASTTATSPYIVTGLTNMVPYYFSVTATNAVGSKISTNTLSATPNIPPTVPLTPTVTVPEIGKCTLNWMPPASGAPPITYTVRRIVNPSVNVVICENIATRTCSEEGLSGGTYNYTIEAINSVGTGPATGNIACSLAVPVAATFGAPTMGNKKATLTWTGGSGANSFTVKYGTTNPPTTVASASATSPYVIESLTNGTLYNFRVEAVNAYGTTTSTNRTGTPVSNPPTLTWTGQLTTTIAALNSITTRNFTIADPDPEDNVDCASSVTATTSDPTIVPQGNIVIGGSGLNCNISVTPAAGSSGFATVSIVVSDGQASSTTNLSVYRLPAAQRIYSWKKYGSYGGPAIRVRRTADNAEADIYFDSNGLVNKTAFDTFRSGGTPTLVRWYDQSGNGIDAVQTTAAYQPNVSITTAGILNITTSTAAHALTVPNFPASTANTIYMNFFYTADSVLKELFSYGTHEAGSRSGFHLSKNTGTTGTWLGLTALDGNTWETTTGAASSASERGLALVVNTSTMKRDVITATVGASAAATRATGNMTAYAAPAGGTPLHVFAGGTAGASNPIRGITKEILIWNQELANDQIKALATQNN
- a CDS encoding CBS domain-containing protein — protein: MKVKDVMHERAEYINRERTVREAAEMMAKGDYGCLPIEENDRMIGMITDRDITLRVVAKGLDPNVTKVSECMSKGIEYCFEDDNLLEVGEMMASQKIRRMPVINESKRLVGMLSLGDIASKARDQSLSHEILSNVSH